CCGAGACACCGCGAGCACGCCCCCGCCCCGCTCGACCACCCTCCGGCGACGCCGTCGACGGGTCTTCGGCGACGGATCACCCGGGCGTCACGGGTCGTCAGGTCGCGACGGTCCCCGCCCGCCGCATCGTCGCCTCGATGCCGTCGAGCAGGACGGCGAGCCCGGTCTCGACGCTCACGCGCGCCTCGGCCTCCAGGTACGGCATGTCCCCGGCGCCCGGGCCGGCCACCGGTCCCGACGCCCCCGCCTCCCGTGCGCTCGCGGCCTGGAACGCGGCGAGCGCGGGGAAGCGCTCGGCGAAGTCGGGGGCGAACTCGGGCAGCAGCGTCGAGCGATCGCGCCACCAGTCCTCGTCGGACACCCCGGTCGCCGCAGGCGCCTGCCGAGCCTCGGCGATCGTGTTCGCCGAACCCCGGACGAAGTGGAACAGCGTCGCCACGATCCCCTGCAGCTCGCGGGCGCCGAGGCCGGTCGGGGCCAGGCCGCGCAGCAGTGTCTCCAGCACGCGGTACTCGTTCGGCCCGAGCACCGGCCGCGCCTGCGAGACCCGCAGGGCCCAGGAGTGGCGGACGAGGCAGGCCAGGAGCTCGTCGACCCAGTCGACGACGGCGGATCGCCAACCGACGTCCGCCGGGTCCGGCACCGGGCCGGTGAACAGCTCGGCGAGCACCCGGTCGTACATCAGGTCGACCAGTTCGCTCTTGTTGGGCACATAGGTGTAGAGCGCCATGGCCGTGCGGCCGAGTCGATTCCCGACCGAGCGCATCGACAGCGCCTGCATCCCCTCGGCGTCGGCGACGGCGATCGCCGCGTCCACGATCGCGTCGACGCTCAACGCGGGCTTCGGCCCCGGTCCCGTCCTCGGCGACGGCTGGGCGTCGGTTCGCCACAGCAGCGCCATCGAGCGACGGGCGTCGCCCTGTCCGGCGTAGAACACCACTTGCGACTCCTTACAGCATAAAGTAATCTTCGCCCGGCATCTCTTTACAGCATAAAGCCATGGGTCGTGTCCGGAAGTCACTCCTCCCGGTGACCAGCAGAGTCCGGCGTCCGCCGCACAGCGGTCGACGTCGTGGAGCCACCGAGCAGGCATCACCCCGCCGAGCCGACCGGACGGCGCTCGCGGGCGCCCACGCGACCTCAGACCCCCGAAGCACTGGAGGCATCACGTGACAGCACTGCCGATCCGCCATGTCCACGTCACAGACGTGCGACGAATCACCCCTCGGCTGGTGCGCGTCACCTTCGGCGGCGACGACCTCGCCGACCTCGGCCCCGTCGAGCCCGACCAGCAGGTGAAGCTGTACTTCCCCAGGCCCGGCCAGACCGCGCCCCGGCTGCCGGCCTCGGGCGCCGACGGGGACTTCGTCCGCTGGTACCAGGAGTTCACCGCCATCCCCGGGGACGAGCAGCCCTGGCAGCGCAGCTACACGCTGCGCGCCCACCATCCGGAGCGCCGTCGGGTGGACGTCGACTTCGTCCTGCACGAGCACGCGGGGCCCGCCACCCGCTGGGCGCGGTCCGCGCGGCCGGGCGATGCACTGGCCATGTTCGGCCCCTCGGCCGACTTCGCCCGGCCGATCCCACTGCGCACGGCCCTCGCCGAGGCCGACGCGGTGCTGCTGGCGGGCGACGAGACGGCCCTGCCCGCGATCGGCTCCCTGCTCGAGTCACTGCCCGAAGGCACCCGCGCCGTCGCGTATGTCGAGGTCGCCGACGCGGCC
This genomic stretch from Actinoalloteichus hoggarensis harbors:
- a CDS encoding siderophore-interacting protein, producing the protein MTALPIRHVHVTDVRRITPRLVRVTFGGDDLADLGPVEPDQQVKLYFPRPGQTAPRLPASGADGDFVRWYQEFTAIPGDEQPWQRSYTLRAHHPERRRVDVDFVLHEHAGPATRWARSARPGDALAMFGPSADFARPIPLRTALAEADAVLLAGDETALPAIGSLLESLPEGTRAVAYVEVADAAEEQRFDTLGAVTVHWLHRGDVPPGRSGLLLDAIRGAELPAGRLLAWLACEASEVRALRRHLVTERGLPRRSVEFTGHWRLARTQDDAPTAEDLAEARERLADAQAARTD
- a CDS encoding TetR/AcrR family transcriptional regulator C-terminal domain-containing protein, giving the protein MVFYAGQGDARRSMALLWRTDAQPSPRTGPGPKPALSVDAIVDAAIAVADAEGMQALSMRSVGNRLGRTAMALYTYVPNKSELVDLMYDRVLAELFTGPVPDPADVGWRSAVVDWVDELLACLVRHSWALRVSQARPVLGPNEYRVLETLLRGLAPTGLGARELQGIVATLFHFVRGSANTIAEARQAPAATGVSDEDWWRDRSTLLPEFAPDFAERFPALAAFQAASAREAGASGPVAGPGAGDMPYLEAEARVSVETGLAVLLDGIEATMRRAGTVAT